The Symphalangus syndactylus isolate Jambi chromosome 23, NHGRI_mSymSyn1-v2.1_pri, whole genome shotgun sequence genome has a window encoding:
- the LOC134735686 gene encoding uncharacterized protein, translated as MLSPRARPLAPPGPRVGTHAEGRERAAGERRGGQADTVAAAARAAASSLSFVSPQASPGPPAAPSRSGPVLRAAQPDDVTDSAAAWSSPGRVPAPGKAAEVLARSALQPGRSRGACAEKPPGKGCKSKN; from the exons ATGCTGAGCCCGCGCGCCCGCCCGCTTGCTCCCCCCGGGCCGCGCGTCGGCACTCACGCTGAGGGGAGAGAGCGAGCTGCCGGGGAGCGGAGGGGGGGTCAGGCCGACACTGTCGCCGCCGCTGCCAGAGCCGCCGCCTCCTCCCTCAGTTTCGTTTCCCCACAAGCCAGCCCAGGTCCGCCAGCGGCACCGTCGCGCTCGGGTCCGGTACTGCGGGCAGCGCAGCCTGATGACGTCACGGACAGCGCCGCGGCTTGGTCCTCCCCCGGCCGGGTCCCGGCCCCGGGAAAGGCCGCTGAGGTTCTGGCCCGCTCCGCCCTGCAACCTGGGAGGTCCAGGGGCGCCTGCGCGGAAAAGCCGCCCGGAAAAGGCTGCAAAAGCAAAA actaA